The Methanophagales archaeon genome contains the following window.
AGACTTCTGCGGAGGCGTGCTAACAAAGGAGTGCTTCGAGAAGAAGGCGCACGAGTTCATCGAGCACTTGAAGAAAGAAGGATACGCGCCATCAACAATCAGAAACGCCTACGCAGCAATGAGGATGTATGCGGAAGGTTATGGTGTGAACTTAAGGCTCACGAATCTGCCACC
Protein-coding sequences here:
- a CDS encoding phage integrase N-terminal SAM-like domain-containing protein, whose protein sequence is MRARTLELYARWITRFSDFCGGVLTKECFEKKAHEFIEHLKKEGYAPSTIRNAYAAMRMYAEGYGVNLRLTNLPP